The region TGGACGAGACAGATATTAAGTGAAACAGCGCTTTTACCTCTTAAACTAACTTGGACATTGGCTGTTTAATCTGCCAGGGAAGCTTGGTAGCTTCAATTACCACAATATCAAACCCATACAGGGGATCAAGCGGATGCAACCAAAGTTCAAGTTTGTTATCTGAACTACATTTATCGCCTAAAATCTCCATCTCACCCAGAAAAAACCGATTAGGGTAGAAGAAAGATAACAGCGACCCAGAGCTTTTTCTGACAAAGTTCCGAGCCGCTGCGAGCTACTGGATTTTGCAAGAATAGGTAAGGTTTAAGATTTAGAGTCTAAACAATAAACCTTAACAGTAGACAGAAATATCTTCACCGCATTCATCTGCTAGATAGCAGAGCGCCCGGAAACGCAGCCCAACCAATTCTTCGTAGAACGGATTGAGTTTGCACAGAGGCGGAATGTACAAGATTGTTCGGTTGAAGAGTTTTACAGTCCGTTCAAACGGACATTGAGCTGGGATCACAGAGGCAAGGGTTTGAGCCATCTTGCGATCGCTCACTTGGATTTGGTCAAGCCATTGACGAATGGGTTTAAGCGGGTTGAAGTGGACTACTAATTTTGTTTTGCGCTCTGAAACAGAATTAACCGACATTTCAGAGGCAATCCAGATGAGAGCTGTCCCCTGAGGGGACTTGATTGTAGCGTGAGTATTTTCCATATCTTGTTCCTCACTTAGGTTGGGTGCTTAACTCACCCACTAACACCTACACCAGGTCAAACCGATTTCTCGGAATTGAAACCGAATGTTGGTTAGCTTCTACAGTCTAATAACAGCTAGAGGGTGTTGTGTTCAGGAAAATCAGGATGAAATGCGTATGAATTATTCGGTTTAACCGTACTTGATTGAACCGAATTGATCTTGCCCCATCCTCTAAAGTTTTTACTACGCAAATACACGGAATTTACGCAAGATTTCTGCGCTGCACACGAAGATCTTCTGGAGATAAACTGAACAATAGTAGCTTAGGCTACAAAAAGGCTTTATTTGGGTAGAATTATGAATAAATAACTCAGCAAAATAACAATTACTTCGTTTGTTAAATGAGTAAATTTAGTGGATAAATTGAAGTGTTTCAGCCAAATGCGAATATCATGATCTTGCTTCCTTTTCAGAAAAGATAGGGATTTACTCCAGCCATCCTGCAGATAATCATTTCGCAACTTTTCTGATGCCAAAGGCGATCGTTCCATTCTTTGTCGCTTGGACTCTAAACTTCAATACTTAAAAATCAATTAAAGAATTGACATAACTTGTTCTTCACTGATCACCTTAGAGTATTGTCTGAGTCATCTTTTCACTTTACTCCTCATAGCGGTCGATTTATTAACCATGCGAACCAGTCCCATTTCTCCATCTGAATCTGAAACCCGGACTCGCATTCTAAAGTCGGCACTGCGGTTGTTTGCTCGCCAAGGATACGATGGTACTACTACTCGCGATCTCGCCGAGGCTGCAAATGTGGCAGAGGGCACTTTATTTCGTCACTTTGCCAACAAAAAAGCCATTTTGATTGAGGTTGCTACGCAGGGCTGGGTAGAAATTTTAACCGATTTGTTGACAGAACTCAGTGGGATGGGCAGCTATAAGGCTGTAGCACAGGTGATGCGGCGACGAATGCTCCATCTACATGACAATGCAGATATGTTGCGAGTCTGCTTTATGGAAGCTCAATTCCACCCAGACTTGCGGGATCACATTCAGTCTGAGGTGATCGCCAAAATGACGGATGTGGCAGAAGCGTTTTTTCAAACAGCGATGGATCAGGGCGTTTACCGCCAGATGGATGCAAAAATGGTTGCACGAGTATTTTTGGGCATGTTTGCGATCGCAGGCTTTAGTCAAAGCACTATCCTAAGCCCAGGTGCCGCTGCGGCCGAAATGCAGCAAATGGCAGAAGGATTAGCAGATATTTTCCTGAATGGGGTATTAGCCAAATCCGAAAGTTAAGGCATTACCATAGGTTCAAAGCCTGATGCACGAAAAGGTCAAGCGATGCAAACGCTGGATAAAATGCTATCTCAACCCCTGCCTTTGGTCGAAGTGGTGCGATCGCGCAGACAGCGGTTAGCAGAGTTGATTAATTTTCCAGTAATTCTTTGGTCAGGGCGCAGCAGTCCACGTAATTTTCCCGCCAATTTATTTTCGTTTCGGGCCAGCAGCCACTTTTTGTACTTTGCCGGATTACCTGTAGAAAATGCAGCGATCCGGTTAGAAAACGGCACCACAACTTTGTTTATGGAGCCAGCCAGTCCAGCGAGTGCTCTCTGGCATGGCGAGTCGCCTACACCGGAAGCCATTGCTGAGGTAATTGGAGCAGACACGGTTTATCCATTATCAGAGTTGCGGGCATTTGCAGCAGAGTGCGCCACAATTCCAGTGCAGGACGCGAGAACGTATCAGCAGCAAACTCAAGTGTTGAATCGGACAATGGCACCCGCCAGTGAGCTACATGGGTGCGATCGCCGCCTGGCTGAAGCAATCATCACCCTGCGACTCACCCATGATGCAGCGGCCCTAGCAGAACTTCGCAAGGCAGCGGCGGTGAGTATTGCAGCGCACAAAGCTGGCATCGCAGCGACCTACACCGCTAGGACAGAGGCAGATGTCCGATCTGCAATGGAAGCCGTAATCATGGCTCACAATGCAACCCCTGCTTATTCCAGCATTGTGACGGTACATGGAGAAGTGCTCCACAACGATCGCTATCACCATCCTTTACAAGCAGGTGATTTGTTGTTAGCGGATGTAGGAGCTGAAGTTACATCAGGTTGGGCTGCCGATATTACCCGTACCTGGGCAGTTTCCGGCAAATTCTCGCCAACTCAACGGGCAATTTATGAAGTCGTCTTAGCGGCTCATGATGCTTGCATTGCAGCCATGCATCCTGGCGTAGAGTACCAGGAGATTCACTTGCTAGCATGTCAGGTCATAGCAGAGGGACTGGTTGATCTCAAAATTTTGCAAGGTACGCCTGCTGATCTCGTCGAAATTGATGCCCACGCGCTCTTTTTTCCCCACGGAATTGGGCATTTGCTAGGACTGGATGTGCATGACATGGAAGATTTGGGCGATCTGGCAGGCTATGCTAAAGGACGGACCCGCAGCGATCGCTTTGGCTTAGGCTATTTGCGATTAAACCGGCCCTTACAGACGGGAATGTTAGTCACGATTGAGCCAGGATTTTACCAAGTCCCAGCGATTTTGAGTGATCCCGCACGCCGGGAGAAGTATGATGGCATGGTGAACTGGGAACGATTGGCAGGTTTCTCAGACGTGCGTGGTATTCGGATTGAGGATGATGTGCTGATTACCGAAACTGGAACCGAGGTACTGACACAGGATCTGCCCACAGCGATCACTGACTTAGAACAACTCATGCAACCAAGAAATACCTGAATGGGGGAAGTTTAAACTTGAAGTCGCATTCGAGGATAGCCACAGCTTCAATGTGAAGAAATCTTACAGGACCCTCCATTATGAGCAATAGTGCTATCTCTTCTGACCAGTTACTTCAGCAACTTCACTGGCGTTATGCAACCAAAAAGTTTGATCCCACCAAAAAAATTCCTGAAGACATCTGGAATGCTCTAGAGCAAGCCCTAGTGCTGACTCCCTCATCGTTTGGGCTACAACCCTGGAAATTTTTTGTTGTACATAACCCAGATATTCGACAAAAACTGCTTGAACACTCGTGGGGTCAAACCCAGGTAGTCGATGCTTCTCACCTGGTTGTGTTCGCGATCAAGAAAAGTATTAACACTGAGGATGTTGATCGTTACGTGCAACTAATCTCCAATGTACGGCAGGTACCGATTGATTCCTTGCAAGGCATGTCTAACATGATCAAAGGGTTTATTGCAAACCCTCCATACCCAATGAATTTAGATGAGTGGGCTGCTCGACAAGTTTATATTGCCCTGGGGCAGTTTATGACCAGCGCTGCTCTGTTGGGAATCGACACCTGCCCTATGGAAGGCTTCAACCCAGCGAAATACAATGAAATATTGGGGCTAGAAGCACAAGGCTATGCAGCGGTGGTGCTGTGTCCTGCAGGGTATCGAGCTGTGGATGACAAATACGCAGTGCTGCCAAAGGTGCGGTATCCCAGTCAGGAAGTGGTGCAGACAGTGGGTAGTTAATTGAGGTTGGCTTCGGAAGCGATCGCGCTCTGGGTGGTTTCAAAATTCTGTGAAGTAGTCAACCGTTCTACTCCCAGCCTAACAACCGATAGCACCAAAATTAAGAGGAACATCACCAGCCCAATCGTACAGGCGTAGCTAATTTCTAGTTCACCAAAGGCTTTGTTGTAGAGATAATACACGATAGTTTCGGAACTGTGGTTTGGACCACCCCGCGTCATCACGTACACCTCTTCAAAGACTTTGGTGGCAGAAATCGCCGAAATCACTGCTACCAAAAACAAATATGGACGCATCAAGGGCACTGTAATATCCCAGTGTTTCTTGATGCCGTCTGAACCATCGATCGCCGCCGCCTCGTACAAGTCTTGCGGAATTGCCTGCAACCCAGCCAGATAAATTACCATGTAATAGC is a window of Leptolyngbyaceae cyanobacterium JSC-12 DNA encoding:
- a CDS encoding hypothetical protein (IMG reference gene:2510094194), with amino-acid sequence MEILGDKCSSDNKLELWLHPLDPLYGFDIVVIEATKLPWQIKQPMSKLV
- a CDS encoding Mo-dependent nitrogenase-like protein (IMG reference gene:2510094195~PFAM: Mo-dependent nitrogenase C-terminus), producing the protein MENTHATIKSPQGTALIWIASEMSVNSVSERKTKLVVHFNPLKPIRQWLDQIQVSDRKMAQTLASVIPAQCPFERTVKLFNRTILYIPPLCKLNPFYEELVGLRFRALCYLADECGEDISVYC
- a CDS encoding hypothetical protein (IMG reference gene:2510094196), which produces MERSPLASEKLRNDYLQDGWSKSLSFLKRKQDHDIRIWLKHFNLSTKFTHLTNEVIVILLSYLFIILPK
- a CDS encoding transcriptional regulator (IMG reference gene:2510094197~PFAM: Bacterial regulatory proteins, tetR family); the protein is MRTSPISPSESETRTRILKSALRLFARQGYDGTTTRDLAEAANVAEGTLFRHFANKKAILIEVATQGWVEILTDLLTELSGMGSYKAVAQVMRRRMLHLHDNADMLRVCFMEAQFHPDLRDHIQSEVIAKMTDVAEAFFQTAMDQGVYRQMDAKMVARVFLGMFAIAGFSQSTILSPGAAAAEMQQMAEGLADIFLNGVLAKSES
- a CDS encoding Xaa-Pro aminopeptidase (IMG reference gene:2510094198~PFAM: Aminopeptidase P, N-terminal domain; Metallopeptidase family M24), which codes for MQTLDKMLSQPLPLVEVVRSRRQRLAELINFPVILWSGRSSPRNFPANLFSFRASSHFLYFAGLPVENAAIRLENGTTTLFMEPASPASALWHGESPTPEAIAEVIGADTVYPLSELRAFAAECATIPVQDARTYQQQTQVLNRTMAPASELHGCDRRLAEAIITLRLTHDAAALAELRKAAAVSIAAHKAGIAATYTARTEADVRSAMEAVIMAHNATPAYSSIVTVHGEVLHNDRYHHPLQAGDLLLADVGAEVTSGWAADITRTWAVSGKFSPTQRAIYEVVLAAHDACIAAMHPGVEYQEIHLLACQVIAEGLVDLKILQGTPADLVEIDAHALFFPHGIGHLLGLDVHDMEDLGDLAGYAKGRTRSDRFGLGYLRLNRPLQTGMLVTIEPGFYQVPAILSDPARREKYDGMVNWERLAGFSDVRGIRIEDDVLITETGTEVLTQDLPTAITDLEQLMQPRNT
- a CDS encoding nitroreductase (IMG reference gene:2510094199~PFAM: Nitroreductase family) codes for the protein MSNSAISSDQLLQQLHWRYATKKFDPTKKIPEDIWNALEQALVLTPSSFGLQPWKFFVVHNPDIRQKLLEHSWGQTQVVDASHLVVFAIKKSINTEDVDRYVQLISNVRQVPIDSLQGMSNMIKGFIANPPYPMNLDEWAARQVYIALGQFMTSAALLGIDTCPMEGFNPAKYNEILGLEAQGYAAVVLCPAGYRAVDDKYAVLPKVRYPSQEVVQTVGS